GTGATTCAATGGTCTGGTTTTTTGGGGGTTTTTTTTTGGCTTGCAGTGAGAGAGAGTTTCAGAAAGGGGACGAAATTGCTTGGTATGCAGACGGAGATAAGATTGTGAGAAATGAATTTAATCCTGCTACAGCTTATGCATTTGGTACTATAATTTTCCTTTGTTTTCATTTCTTCTTGTTTAATTTTGAATTCAATTTTGATTGATAGTAATTTAGGCATGGGAAAATTCATGAAGTAAAAATGCAGATGATGACCAATCGATTTGGTGTTGAATTTGATTAAGTAGAGATATtgattgtatgttttttttttgggtgGGTGATTTTGTTTGGCAGATAAAGTCTTTGGACCACATACGAATTCGCAAGATGTATATGAGGTAGCGGCTAAACCTGTAGTGAAGGCTGCCATGGAGGGTGTAAATGGTATTGAATTTTCCTTTTGAAGACTCTTAAAGGGTCATTTTTATTACTTGGAATCGTAGAAAAAATTAAATTCAGTAATTCATTCAAGTAAAATGCTTTGAATTAATTTGACTTTGAAAGCTAAATTACTAAATTGACAGAAGTAACTGCATTGAAGTTTCTCTATTGAAGTTTAAtttttgttaatatatattttttcatatattaAATGCAGGAACAGTTTTTGCTTATGGTGTGACAAGTAGTGGGAAGACGCACACCATGCATGTAATTGTCAATGTTTTAAATATATTGATTATATTCATTTGAACACTACTTAGGCTACAACTGTGAggttcaattaattttttttagaattggtgattttttgtaaaatttattCCTAATTGGGTGCAATTCAGACTTAGCTGACTACTCAGTCTCTTACAATAAATTATTCCTGGAGGGTAGGCTTGCAAATTTTTTGGTATAGCTAAGTTGCATTTTTGCAGAAAACTACTTTTGTTGCTTGAGattttactattttattttaGAAAAGACAAAACATTTTGTATTTGGCTCATCTACAGGATTATCTTTAATTCAATTTTAGGGTGTTATTTTAGTTTTTATGCTTAGAGAGAGGGTCCATTATAGAAAGGGACAACAAACCCCCTGATTCCATCATTTGGCAAAAGTGTTGTTTCTTATTACCTGTAATATTATTTACTTCTGATCCAAAAACAAACTTATGAAGTTGCTATGTGTTATATTATTCTCCATGACTTGTGCAATTACACACATGTAGACGTTCGACTCATTTCTTCTGACAATTTGAACAGGGAGATCAAAATGCTCCAGGCGTTATACCATTGGCCATAAAGGATGTGTTCAGTATTATTCAAGATGTAAGGACTAtcacattatatatattttttctttctaaatttttgGTGTGTATAGTGCAAAACTGACAAATACTCTTACATTTCTGtttatattaacttttcaatgaCATTGACTTAAACCTTTTCTGATCTCCATATTGATATGTATTATCAGTAAAAAATTCTGGTTTGGAGTCTGACTGTCTTTTCATAGAAATATGGTTATGCTATTAGTCTCTGTAGTTTCATGATTGCACATCCTGATATTCATGAGAACTctctataatctaattatgaaGTTGTAGGTCCACTCTTCAGGATGATTGCTTCACTGGTTGACGAAATTCTTGTACTCTTTTTTTTTGTTGGAGGTTAAAAATTTTAGTTAGTGAGTTTTTTGTTTGATACATGAATGTTATTTTTATGAAAGGTGATAGTCAATGTTGTTCTTGTTTATTCTGGATCTTGGTTGATTTCAATCATATACTGGTTTAAGTTTTTTGCTTTAATGACTAACTGATAGCTGGCTACTATTACAGACTCCAGGAAGAGAGTTTTTACTTCGGGTGTCATATCTTGAAATTTATAATGAGGTCAGTACTTCTCTTATGGGTGGTCAACTTTATAGAACAAGAATTTGCTTGGGAAGCCatattctttcctttttttttttactttctcaTATTGCACAGTCGTATCTTATGAATTGTCTCTTACAGTTGCATTATTGAAATTGGTTTCTAGATCACATTTCAATGGTACAGATTTAGTTTTAAtggaaatgattttttttttgtgtttttctttcttCCCACCAATACTACTTATTTATACAAAGATGCTGTTATTGATGTTTGTATGATTTTACTTGTTAAAAATAGTTACTCTAATTTGTTTTACCTAATTGATTTGTTGAGCTATTTGTACTCTTCTATATCAGGTGATCAATGACTTGCTTGACCCAACAGGACAAAATTTACGTGTTAGAGAAGATGCACAGGTTTTTCACTTTTCTGTTATTCAAATTTTCTATAGAAACATTATCTACTGTTTTCTTTTGttgataaatatttattatatatatcacTCTATTTCATTCTACTTCTTGTGCTCTATTTTCTCTCATTTAGGTATGGGCAATAAGATTTTGTTTTTAGTGTTAAATAGTATCAATCACTTTCTCATGATGCAGTTTTTTTTGAAAGTTTATGAAGTACCTTTACGTTTCATTATTATGGATGGATTTCTGACATTTTGTTGTGGTCATGTGAAGGGTACCTATGTTGAAGGTATCAAGGAAGAGGTGGTTCTGTCGCCTGGGCATGCACTTTCTTTTATTGCTGCCGGAGAAGGTATTTGAACTGTCTCTTTCatctatatgtattttttattactCGGCAAGAGATGCTCTTTCCATAAAGATTAGATTGTCAAATCTACATTGTTTAAGTTCTGTTGTTGTTCGTTTGTGGTTGCTGGTTATGCAGAGCACCGTCATGTTGGATCAAACAATTTCAATTTGTTGAGTAGCCGAAGTCACACCATTTTCACACTGGTAAATGTTTATCAAATTTTGTTTAATGGTGTCTCAAATTTTATGTCCTTGCATGGATTAGCTTGCAAGTTTTTTAGCAAAAAATTGATTTCCATAGTCTTCATATCTGAGTAGAggattattcaaaataataaattactGTCTTTACATTCCTGGGTTTTCACCGCTTAACTTAGTTATTTGAGGCAATTTTTTTTCCTCTCTCTAACTTGCTTATGCATTTGCAGATGATTGAGAGTAGTGATCATGGTGACGAGTATGATGGAGTCATTTTTTCTCAACTTGTATGGTTCAAATCAATTTCTTATCATACAGATAAATTATTGTTcacttaatattattttaatctaaTAATTATTGATcacttaatattattttaatctaaTTTTTGTTTTCTTATAAATTGTCTCTTTAGAATTTAATCGATTTAGCTGGATCTGAAAGCTCAAAAACTGAAACCACTGGACTACGAAGAAAAGAGGGATCCTACATTAACAAAAGTCTTTTAACTCTTGGAACAGTAGGTGTTTTACAATTCAATATGCTACTAAACTATAATGAATTTCAGTATTGTGCTTATTTTTGTCTGGATTGTTATCTACAGAGTATGCTGTATTTATCTCCTAAAATGAACCACCTAACTGTTCAGTTTTTTTTTCCCTTATATAATATTCTAAAATATTTTAGTAAAGGGCTCAATAATTTCTCAGTAATTGTTTTGTTTTGTAGTATGAGTAATTTCTCATATTTGAACATCCTTTGTGAATTGCAAGTTCAGAATCTAATTGTATAGTTGCAACTTGCAATGTGAAGGTCATAGGAAAATTGAGTGAAGGGAAGGCATCTCATGTTCCATACCGAGATTCTAAGCTTACCCGTCTACTACAATCTTCATTAGGTGGCCATGGTCATGTATCGGTGAGTTTGATAATTATAACCATTGTCATTGGAATGTAAATAAAATATTGTTTTTCTGAAAGGAATTACTTTCTTTCATGGTCATATTGATTCAGATTTATAATTACAAATTACTAGTACATTGCTTTTTAATGCTTGATTAATATTTCATTTTCATGATACCTTTATGATGTATTTTGATCATGAGTGCTGAATGATTTTGCAATTTAATCTATtataatacatattttttttttgcccTTTTATAAACATTCCCAGCTTATATGTACTGTTACTCCGGCTTCAAGTAACATGGAGGAAACTCATAACACATTGAAATTTGCAAGCAGAGCAAAGCGAGTAGAAATCTATGCATCTCGTAATAAGGTGTGATGCAACTTTGgtttatgattaattttttttaaatgccttATATAGCGATAAACATTAAACTCTTCTCTCTCACCGTCAATTATCCCTCCAGATTATTGATGAGAAATCATTAATTAAAAAGTATCAAAGAGAAATTTCAACTCTTAAAGAAGAGCTTGATCAGCTTAGGAGTGGTGTGATTGTTGGTGTCAGTCACGAGGAAATTTTGAGCTTACGACAACAGGTATTTTATTTGCTTAGTTTTCTTAACCTTTATGTTTTCTTCATAACCAAATCAattatatttatatctatatagTTGCAGTGCATTATGTGTCTTCTTGTTTTTTGACAAATAGCTGGAAGAAGGTCAAGTCAAAATGCAATCAAGgctagaggaagaagaagaagccaAGGCTGCTCTCATGAGTAGAATCCAAAGGCTAACCAAGCTTATCCTagtttcctctaaaaatacaatTCCCGGTTGTCTGCCTGAGATTATCAGTCATCAACGTAGTCTCTCTGTTGGTGAGGATGATGTGAGTTCCTTTTCCAATTCTGTAATCATTGGATCTGCTTTTGTATGCTCTACTATAGTTTTTCTAACTTCTTAAGTGGTTTGAGCAACTGTAGACGAGTTAATAGTGTTTTCCCTTTGATTGTTGTGTGCTCAATTTGTCAATAATGAAATTGATTTGATTTTCTGTTGCTTTTTAAAGTCTAGTTACTTGCTGGCTGTACCTACTTTACAAATAGTAACCTTTCTATATTATAAGGGTTGTATTTCACCCGCACCGTGAATTTCTTGTGCTCAATTGTGAATAATGAGATAATATTACCCTCTTCTAGAAATTGGATGTAATGCGCGAGGGTTCTTTGCTTGGAGAGGGTGAGAGCCAGAGAGACTCCCAAATTTTGGCCTCAGATTCATCTTATGAGTTCAGGCATAAAAGATCTTCCAGCAGGTGGAATGAAGAACTCTCACCGGCTAGTAGTATCATTACTGAATCAACTCAAGCCGGAGAACTTATCAGTGGTTCAAAATTCTCTTcggtatgtatttttttttaaatatgtagtACAAGGAGCTCAACAATTGTTTTAAAGTAATGCATATTTGTCCATCCCAAATATACCACCATCCTTGCTTCACGATtgatactttttatttttaaggaATGATAACTAATTTACTGAACTAAAAAAGAGGAACAGAATAATtactattttattaaattaaattaatcagGTTGATTAATTTGGGTACTAAGCTGTCATCACCGAATATGATATAGTCTGGACTTTGAATAACTATGAGCTGTTATGCATACTGTATTTTAGGGAGGGATCACAATGTCAGATCAGATTGACCTTCTTGTTGAACAAGTTAAGATGCTTGCTGGAGAAATTGCATTTGGCACCAGCACCTTAAAGCGCTTAGTGGAGCAATCTGTGAATCACCCTGAGAGCTCGAAAGCCCAGGTATacatttatttgatttttccaagCACATTGTGCATCTTAATGCAGTTGGCAATTAAAAATTGCTGTCATTGTTTTGAAAATTGTGGCTCCACCTTAATTGGGAGCAATACTTAAACATTGATGCATCCTTTGGATTTCCTAGGAGTTTCATATTAGGTATTTAAATGTTTTCCAAGGGCCACTATGTAACATGTTGGTCGTTTCATCTACTGATTTTTTGTACTCTAGCTAGTCTAGTTGGATCTGTGTAAGAAGTAATTTTAGAATACATAATCTTCTAGTTCTTTCCACACAATGCTGAAAGTTAAGTTCCCCCATGTCTCTTATGGTGAGGTGAGCAAAGTTTAAtccatattttttcaaaatacagaTTCAGGACTTGGAACGTGAAATCCAAGAAAAAAGAAGGCAAATGAGGGTTTTAGAGCAACGCATTGTTGAAAGTGGTGAGGCTTCTGTTGCTAATGCATCAATGGTTGACATGCAACAGGTAATTTGAATTATTCATCTTTCACATGCATTTGTACTGTTTGTAATTATTAGAGTAAAaatgttaatttttgttttaactCTTGTTTCATGCTCAAACAGACAGTAAAGAGATTAATGACCCAGTGTAATGAGAAGGGGTTTGAATTGGAGGTGAGTTTTCTTTAATCATTTTATTGCTGTATCTGATGTATTTAAGTGTACTTGGTGTTTGCAAAACATTTTCTAATAATTTTAAATGTATAAACATTTACACTATTAACTGCAGATAAAAACAGCAGACAACCGTATTCTCCAGGAGCAGCTGCAGAATAAAGTTAGcattctatatttttttcttattcttttttaATACATTTCCATTATATTTCTAAACAAGCTTTACTTTCAATATGAGTGCTATTTCTTATGTGATTAATCTGAATGTGTTCAGTGTTCTGAGGTCAAAGACTTACAAGAAAAAGTAAACATGCTAGAGCAGCGTTTGGCTTCATTTACCGGTGATAAATCATCAGCTTCTTCCGAAAAGTATTACTCTGAAGAGTATGCTGATGAATTGAAGAAGAAAGTGCAGTCTCAGGTGATTACTGGGTTTTTAGCTTCTGCAGATATAGTTGAGTAGATTGTAATGTatttttgaccttggtgttgatGAACATGTGGTATTGTTGAGCTGCATTGCTCAAATTTTAGTATCAATGATCCTATGGTTTTTTTCAGTCAAATTTGTGCTGTTAAGGAGTTTTTTGTTACTATAGATTCTGCTCTGCTTATTTGGGCCTAAATTTTATTCTGTTTTGTCTGCTCAGGAGATTGAGAATGAAAAGCTAAAGCTGGAACATGTTCAGCTCTCAGAGGAGAACAGTGGATTGCGTGTTCAGAATCAAAAGCTGGCTGAAGAAGCTTCCTATGCTAAAGAGCTGGCCTCTGCTGCTGCAGTCGAGTTGAAGAATTTGGCTGGTGAAGTGACGAAGCAATCATTGCAGAATGCAAAGTTAGAAAAAGAATTGCTGGCAGCTCGGGAGCTAGCAAATTCTAGAAGTGCTGTTTTGCATAATGTTAACGGTGTTAATCGCAAATACAGTGATGGAAATAGACCGGGAAGGAAAGTGAGAGCCTCTAGTCGTGCCAATGATTTTTCTAGCATGGGGGGTGATGAGTCATGGAATCTTGATGCAGAGGATTTGAAGTTGGAACTCCAAGCAAGAAAACAACGTGAGGCTGCTCTTGAGGCTGCCCTTGCTGAAAAGGAATTCATCGAGGAAGAGTATAGGAAAACAGTTGAAGAGGCAAAGAGAAGGGAGGAAGCCTTGGAAAATGATTTAGCAAACATGTGGGTGCTTGTGGCAAAGTTGAAAAAAGAGGGTGGAGCTGTCCACGAGATCAATGGCGATGAGAGGCAGAGTGatcctttagaaactattaatggCGGGAAAACAAATGACTTCGATGTAGCTACTGCCCCTAAAGAGAGACAAATTGTGGAAGTTGCTACTAAGCCAGCTGATGAAGTTCCCAAGGAAGAACCCCTTGTCGCTCGCCTCAAGGTATACACTTCTTTTACTCGATTTCATTCCTTGCATTATTTTAAATCCACAAGAAAAATCTGCCAGGGAAATGCAGTCGTTGCTTGAGAAATTAAAAGTTCTTGAAAAGAGTAAGTTGTCTCAAACTCGAGATGTATGTTTGCAGGCTCGAATGCAAGAGATGAAGGAAAAGGAGATGAAACAAATGGGGAATGGAGATGCCAATTCTCACATGTGTAAAGTATGTTTCGAATCCCCGACCGCTGCAATTCTCTTGCCGTGCCGCCATTTTTGTTGTAAGTCATCATTTGTATGAAGAATTCTACACACTTGCCTGATTTCACTTTCGACATTGCATTAACCAAATCTCATGTTTGATTTTGCAGTGTGTAAATCTTGTTCATTAGCTTGTTCAGAGTGTCCTATCTGTCGAACTAAGATTTCAGATAGGCTTTTCGCATTTCCATCTTGACTGACGCTGCAGTTACCCCCTTCCAACTAAGGTTCTTGTTCTTATCATATGattatattacaatatatttattttatttgaaataATTTTCTTataccaattttttattttttaaatttttccAGGGAAGAATGTTATCGTCACTCACCTGTTTTAAAATTTTCCGTGCAATTGCGGTGCAAGTTAAATTCTTTTATTAGTTTGCATGTATGTAAACTGTCTAAAAGGTATATCgatattttgtttttcttttccctAGGGGAGGCtgtaaaataagaaatttttaaagaaagaaaaaagaaaagaaaagagaagaggaGTTATCAGATCTAAAAACTATGCAGAATGTTGCTTTGTTTTTCAAGATGCAGCAGAATGTGTGATTGGTCTTTGTATAGAAACAAATGTGCTTTTATTATTAaagaaacaaatatatatatatatattcgtaaCAAAATTATAACTGTTTTTATTTCCCTTGTATATATAATTAGTAAGTAACTAACCTtttctttattaattttaattaatgatCATTTTGCTTAAGCTTAACACCAAAGTCTACGAGGCATTGCTTAGGACTCCAACTAATAAAAGTGTAAGTTGCAAATGAAGATTTAATACTGTGAGgtctatttgtattattattagaGTGTCGGTGAAATCTAGTTATTATTACTACATTAGGTGTGTTTTTTAAGTAATaaactatatattatatatatgtgacCATTTAACTCATTGACAATAATAATTTCGTGAATGCAACAATTTATGTTAATACTGTGATTTGGTATAACAAGAGCTCAATTCAAATATAGCTTTTGTTCTTTCTTGTCCTCTATTTAAATCATTCCTTCATAtttgaaatgaaaaaaatatatattatttaaatgataTGGAAAAAAAAGATTTGTTTTTGGGTATAATACATGTTAAATGATAGGGTAAATAATTTCTTGGGAAGGTTTTTGAAAACTCAAAACTCAAGTAAACATAATTTAACGCAGTTCCATATATATTTATCAGTTTGTAGTACACAACATTATTTTGATATTCATAAGATCGTCCATCAACTAATTATTTGATTTCTGATTTGAGCATtttaaattattcaaattttttttataaatttgtaCAAGGTCGTGTAATTACATTATCCAACATCATgtaaaacaaataaatttattgttatattatttcatataatataatgttatgttaaataatgtgacaaaatgtgatttgtcataccttgtaacatattattgagagtcacaaaattggacatgtgtgtgcccaaatgtgatatattttggagttataaaatcagttacaaatttgtaactcctaaatattacccaagaatgtgtagattgtatgttacacatttgagattggatttcacaaagtcattatgaaatatggctgttagagacatgtttttaactcccattaggtgtttggatgttacaaaatcatgtgggaaatgatttgagatgttttggaatgttttggaaaaatgatattttatgcTGAAAatagcctgtggccgcggccactgacattccctggccgcggccagtgaggctaaaAACCAATttgttttttccaatttgaacagttctaacattccaagtaactctcaaatctctattttaattccataaacacccaattaaacattggtaacagtcatgaGGGTTAGTGGAATtcgaaattcaaagggtatctcaaactctataaataggagtctaatgcttacttgtaagacataccattttctatctacaaaacacttggctgaaaaatacaccattagaggcttgataattccagaaagctatttccaagagagatcccttagtgcttagagaataggaggaaataagcttttggataaaagttttgaaccttgttcaagttgtttatcctcactactctacactttggttgtgtgagagtttgtgtttttcattgttctttctattattttcttcttcttgttcttatttacttgtattatcattgttttgagtttgtaatcttcttcttccacatctttctatttacttgtattttgagcaacaAAGTTGTAACACTTGTTTTTCTATCATTTTatcttttgtattattttgcttagagttgtattttggttttaccatttctaTTTAGTActatataatatattctctaacagctATAATTTATTCATGtactaaaaatattaaaagtacCTATGGGTAATGATAAAAACAATTACTATCCaataattttcatatatatatatatttatataaacaaaaataaaatataaattgatTCAGTATCAAAACTCTTGTAAAAATCAAATTGTATGCTTAGATTTTCTTTGAGACAACTATAAAGATTGCAAATATATGGTATGACATATTTTAACATAACAATTTTGACAAGAGAGAGTTATCAAcggttaaaaaattaattatagcTAGTAATATGAAATAGTTACAGATAAGATTACTAATGGTTACTAATTTAAATACTCTTCATCATGGTTGAATAATAGTTTGGGATATTGGCTTGGCTACACAGCCTACACTTAACTGTAATTAATTTGGTATTATTATCACAAATaattcttattatttatttacgGAAATAATTTTCCTCGAATTAAATATTATCATTATATTATCCATAACATAACAATATGTTAAGTTGGTGTTAAATTGTTTCACTTATTTAGCAAACGTGTAAAACTCAAATATAGTTGGTGCCATGCCACTCTTGGTTTGACGACGAGTGATTTCGTGTagaaatttataatttataattatttattttacaaaTGACAGTTTGCAAGTTAGTTGGATAGATTTTATCACTTTAGTCAATGGTGTTTTCTTGCAAAGTATGCCAAAATGTTTCATTTGATTTGAACTATGAGATTTCTGACATAATTTTTCCTAATTTTATTACATGTTTCATTTATGAATAAAATGAATAAGATTTTTGTCTCCTAATTTTTAATACTTTCAAGCCATTCCTTCTGAATTTTTtcgtatttttaaaaatattctcCAAATTATTGCAGCTAAATTATGTTTTTTGTTCAAAATTCGGGAGACACGTTTTGGTAGTTGTAATTAGGGACGGAGCCACAATGTGGCTGCAGGGGGTCCAGGCCCCgcctaatattttatttttcattttttttaaattctaataatttttttgttttgtttttttttaattttttcaagaaattttgttTTGGcccccttattttatttttttgcattTTGGCCTCCATTGAATCGGGAGACTAGCTCTGTCCATAGTTGTAATAGTTTGGAAGCACAACTCTACAATTCAATAATAATTTAGGAGGCACAATTTTACAATAATGATACTTTAGGGGGTTTGAAAAAGTTATGTATCAATTCTTCAATATATCACGTTGCCTCTTTTGGACAAGGGGGTAAGATTTGATAGTGATAATAGTTCGAGGATAATTTTTAACAACACGAAAAATTAATGGGGCACGATTTTAAAGTGGTAATAGTTCGAGgtcaaaaatcatatttattatttataaatatgaCCAAGTAACTTAATTCAAGCTCTAATTTTACTTCTATTAATGCATCAATCAATTAGTTTGACTAAAAAAAGTAGTCACTAgtgtttttaaaaaattaaatgattTGAAAATCTTGTTGTATAAGTTGTTATTATATCGgtgttgttaggattaatgcatctacttatatttttaaaacatttttattttcaaaattattattttaattgaaaagtatttaattactaatataataagactaataaattattatattattaatttagtattGCATACACCAAGCAAAATATAcacaatttattatttataagatTAAAAATTATTATGTAAAAATTTAATTGAAATTCATGTAtagtatattataaaaaaataatcaatagTAAAACTTGGACCGATCTTGATCTTGTGAACTCAATGAGTTTTAAAAtgtgttcttgatatttcgtaTGGCTTGAAgcaatatttaattttttgtctATTTTCTGTACCATTTTTTTTACTGATTTTACAATCATAGAGTATCAGAAGATAATTATTGGGGTTGTTTGGTATGCAGGAATCTGGACATGGGAATGAGAATCTGAACACTTTCCCATGTTTGGTATTGGGTTTAAGTTTTTCTAACCTGGGAATCTGTACTCCAGGGATTTAACTTTTCCTAATTCTAGGTTCAAGTGAAACCCATCTGACAAATGGTTTTCAGATTCTCAGtaatgtgaaacacttcaaaattattattattatttttaaaaaattatcttaaaccaataattttttaattaatgacttattttatttttgaagcttataatataaaaacaaatatacatatatcaaactataaaatgataaataatatttgtttatttaaagaaattgatttgtaaagcctttatatcattactttagtttaaaataacaaatgaaatattattaaaaataaaataagggtatttttgtaatttcaaaaattatacttgattctaatattcaatagatgtatttttttaattctgttaaaaaatatttcatgagtaaaattgtttataaattattttgatgaaatatattattatattaattttatgaaaatatgaaacttaacagattcctatgcacaaccaaacacagaaagtgatattctcaggaatcatagataagattacagtgcataaccaaacacaatgatgtaggTTTCCAAACTATCAGATTATCTTCCCCAACTTTCCCAGTAATATGAAAACTGTGAACTCCTCATACCAAACGACCCCTTAATAGTAGAGGGTACTAAAGTTGTATTGGAtcaaa
The Humulus lupulus chromosome 6, drHumLupu1.1, whole genome shotgun sequence DNA segment above includes these coding regions:
- the LOC133781803 gene encoding kinesin-like protein KIN-7D, mitochondrial, with the protein product MASSSRARSSSPFSHRKQSSPYSSTSSSSSFVNGRIIPRSCSTSASSYFNSGSGGLGSRSMTSSHGRSDSVYGGPRGYGSRTPVGFPSEELLTEPLDAPRAGGDSISVTIRFRPLSEREFQKGDEIAWYADGDKIVRNEFNPATAYAFDKVFGPHTNSQDVYEVAAKPVVKAAMEGVNGTVFAYGVTSSGKTHTMHGDQNAPGVIPLAIKDVFSIIQDTPGREFLLRVSYLEIYNEVINDLLDPTGQNLRVREDAQGTYVEGIKEEVVLSPGHALSFIAAGEEHRHVGSNNFNLLSSRSHTIFTLMIESSDHGDEYDGVIFSQLNLIDLAGSESSKTETTGLRRKEGSYINKSLLTLGTVIGKLSEGKASHVPYRDSKLTRLLQSSLGGHGHVSLICTVTPASSNMEETHNTLKFASRAKRVEIYASRNKIIDEKSLIKKYQREISTLKEELDQLRSGVIVGVSHEEILSLRQQLEEGQVKMQSRLEEEEEAKAALMSRIQRLTKLILVSSKNTIPGCLPEIISHQRSLSVGEDDKLDVMREGSLLGEGESQRDSQILASDSSYEFRHKRSSSRWNEELSPASSIITESTQAGELISGSKFSSGGITMSDQIDLLVEQVKMLAGEIAFGTSTLKRLVEQSVNHPESSKAQIQDLEREIQEKRRQMRVLEQRIVESGEASVANASMVDMQQTVKRLMTQCNEKGFELEIKTADNRILQEQLQNKCSEVKDLQEKVNMLEQRLASFTGDKSSASSEKYYSEEYADELKKKVQSQEIENEKLKLEHVQLSEENSGLRVQNQKLAEEASYAKELASAAAVELKNLAGEVTKQSLQNAKLEKELLAARELANSRSAVLHNVNGVNRKYSDGNRPGRKVRASSRANDFSSMGGDESWNLDAEDLKLELQARKQREAALEAALAEKEFIEEEYRKTVEEAKRREEALENDLANMWVLVAKLKKEGGAVHEINGDERQSDPLETINGGKTNDFDVATAPKERQIVEVATKPADEVPKEEPLVARLKARMQEMKEKEMKQMGNGDANSHMCKVCFESPTAAILLPCRHFCLCKSCSLACSECPICRTKISDRLFAFPS